A genomic region of Caldicellulosiruptor acetigenus contains the following coding sequences:
- the purN gene encoding phosphoribosylglycinamide formyltransferase, with translation MKKLAVFVSGSGSNLQAIIDQIKIGEIPATISCVISNKKDAYALERARKNGIQAIYISRRDFSSSLEYEKYLVNFLKSQKIDYVILAGFLYIFSEYFVEEFKNRIVNIHPSLLPAFGGKGMYGINVHRSVLEYGMKVTGATVHFVDAVPDGGPIILQKAIYVREDDTPETLQKRVLEEVEWKIYPLAIKLLCEDKIEVVGRKVIIKDKEILKKVGIEI, from the coding sequence ATGAAAAAATTAGCTGTATTTGTTTCAGGTTCTGGCTCTAATCTTCAGGCCATCATTGACCAGATTAAAATTGGAGAGATACCAGCTACTATCTCATGTGTCATATCCAACAAAAAAGATGCATATGCACTTGAAAGGGCAAGAAAAAACGGTATTCAAGCAATTTATATATCCAGGAGAGATTTTTCCTCTTCTTTGGAGTATGAAAAATATTTGGTAAACTTTCTTAAAAGTCAAAAAATTGATTACGTCATTTTAGCAGGTTTCCTTTATATATTTTCAGAGTATTTTGTGGAAGAGTTCAAGAACAGAATTGTAAACATTCATCCTTCCTTGCTTCCAGCATTTGGTGGTAAAGGTATGTATGGCATAAACGTTCACAGAAGTGTGTTAGAATATGGAATGAAGGTGACAGGTGCAACAGTCCACTTTGTTGATGCAGTACCTGACGGTGGTCCGATAATTTTGCAAAAAGCTATATATGTAAGGGAAGATGATACTCCAGAGACTCTTCAAAAGAGGGTACTTGAAGAGGTTGAATGGAAAATATATCCTTTAGCTATAAAGCTTCTTTGTGAAGATAAGATAGAAGTTGTAGGCAGAAAAGTTATCATAAAGGACAAGGAAATCTTAAAAAAGGTGGGAATTGAAATATGA
- the purM gene encoding phosphoribosylformylglycinamidine cyclo-ligase, whose protein sequence is MTTYKDAGVNIEEGYKAVNLIKGLARETFDSNVITDIGSFGSMYLLNVGSSEYILVSGTDGVGTKLKIAFYLDKHDTVGIDCVAMCVNDILCHGAKPLFFLDYVACGKLNSSKVASIVKGIAEGCKIAGCSLVGGETAEMPGFYKEDEYDLAGFAVGIVERQKAVYGKDVNTGDVLIGLASSGVHSNGYSLVRKVFGIDENPKVLEKTYEELGLSLGEELLKPTRIYVKPVLKVLEKVNVKGIAHITGGGFFENIPRAFPKGYSAVIEKGSWEEPAIFGLIQEHGKVEEREMFSTFNMGIGMVLIVSKEDVDLTLEILEQEKVNAWVIGTIQKGEDGVVLK, encoded by the coding sequence ATGACCACATATAAAGATGCGGGAGTGAACATTGAGGAAGGCTACAAAGCAGTGAATCTGATTAAAGGTTTGGCGAGAGAAACTTTTGATTCAAATGTCATTACTGATATAGGAAGTTTTGGGAGTATGTATCTTTTGAATGTTGGAAGTTCTGAATATATCTTGGTTTCTGGCACAGATGGAGTTGGTACTAAACTGAAGATTGCGTTTTACCTTGATAAGCACGACACTGTTGGGATAGACTGTGTTGCCATGTGCGTGAATGATATTTTGTGCCATGGTGCAAAACCTCTTTTCTTTTTAGACTATGTTGCATGTGGTAAACTAAACAGTAGCAAGGTTGCAAGCATTGTGAAAGGCATTGCAGAAGGTTGCAAAATTGCTGGATGCTCGCTTGTAGGCGGAGAGACTGCTGAGATGCCAGGATTTTACAAAGAGGATGAGTACGATTTGGCAGGGTTTGCGGTTGGAATTGTAGAAAGACAAAAAGCGGTGTATGGCAAAGATGTAAACACAGGAGATGTACTAATTGGACTTGCTTCAAGTGGTGTTCACAGCAATGGTTATTCACTTGTAAGAAAAGTTTTTGGGATAGACGAAAATCCCAAAGTGCTTGAAAAGACATATGAAGAGCTTGGATTGTCACTTGGGGAAGAGCTGTTGAAGCCTACAAGGATATATGTAAAACCTGTTTTGAAAGTGCTTGAAAAGGTAAATGTCAAAGGAATAGCTCATATAACAGGCGGTGGATTTTTTGAAAATATACCTCGTGCTTTTCCAAAAGGTTACTCTGCCGTCATTGAAAAAGGCAGCTGGGAAGAGCCTGCTATATTTGGGTTGATTCAGGAACATGGAAAAGTAGAAGAAAGAGAGATGTTTTCAACATTTAACATGGGAATAGGTATGGTTCTAATAGTTTCTAAAGAAGATGTGGATTTGACATTAGAGATATTAGAACAAGAGAAAGTAAATGCATGGGTAATAGGTACAATTCAAAAAGGTGAAGACGGAGTTGTTTTGAAATGA
- the rd gene encoding rubredoxin, with translation MEIWVCSICGYEYNPENGDPENGIAPGTKFEDLPDDWVCPICGVGKDMFEKK, from the coding sequence GTGGAGATTTGGGTATGCAGTATATGTGGTTACGAGTACAATCCCGAAAATGGAGACCCAGAAAACGGTATTGCGCCGGGAACAAAGTTTGAAGATTTGCCAGACGATTGGGTTTGTCCTATTTGCGGTGTTGGCAAGGACATGTTCGAGAAAAAATAG
- the purD gene encoding phosphoribosylamine--glycine ligase — translation MKVLIVGNGGREHAIAWKIYNEGYKELFCVPGNAGISEIAECADIKVNEFDKIKDFCIEKGIDFVVIGPDNPLADGIVDYLESFGIKTFGPTKDAAMIESSKAFAKDLMKKYGIKTARYEVFTSLEDAVRFINQTSQYPVVIKADGLALGKGVIIANNQQEAVDALNLIMKEKFFGAAGNKVVIEDYLLGEEVSVFVVSDGKDIVPLTTARDHKKALDGDKGPNTGGMGAFSPSKLVNKAIFEDILENIMLRAVYGMRKEGRPFKGVLYGGLILTEEGPKVLEFNARFGDPEAQAILPLMKSELMEIMIKAREGNLKGMEAKFEQEYSLCVVLASKGYPDKYDTGFEISGFENLDEKTIVFHANTKKEDGKIKTAGGRVLNVVRREKTLKEAKEKVYEEVRKIHFENMFYRTDIGDKEIE, via the coding sequence ATGAAAGTGCTAATTGTAGGAAATGGTGGACGTGAACATGCTATTGCATGGAAGATATACAATGAAGGTTACAAAGAGTTGTTCTGCGTTCCAGGCAATGCAGGAATAAGCGAAATAGCTGAGTGTGCTGATATTAAAGTAAATGAGTTTGACAAGATAAAGGACTTTTGTATAGAGAAAGGAATAGATTTTGTAGTTATTGGTCCTGACAATCCACTGGCTGACGGGATTGTTGACTATCTTGAATCTTTTGGTATAAAGACGTTTGGACCTACAAAAGATGCTGCGATGATAGAAAGTAGCAAGGCGTTCGCAAAAGATTTAATGAAAAAATACGGGATAAAAACTGCAAGGTATGAGGTGTTTACCAGTCTTGAAGATGCCGTAAGATTTATAAATCAAACATCACAATATCCGGTTGTTATAAAAGCAGATGGGCTTGCTCTTGGCAAGGGTGTGATTATTGCAAATAATCAGCAAGAGGCAGTTGATGCCTTGAATCTTATTATGAAAGAAAAGTTTTTTGGAGCTGCAGGCAACAAAGTGGTTATTGAAGATTATCTTTTGGGCGAGGAAGTTTCAGTGTTTGTTGTTTCTGATGGCAAAGATATCGTTCCTCTTACAACAGCAAGAGACCACAAAAAGGCACTTGATGGTGACAAGGGACCAAATACAGGTGGAATGGGTGCTTTTTCACCGTCTAAACTTGTCAATAAAGCTATTTTTGAAGATATATTAGAAAACATAATGCTCAGAGCAGTGTATGGCATGCGAAAGGAAGGGCGGCCTTTCAAAGGAGTACTATATGGAGGGCTTATCCTGACAGAAGAGGGTCCAAAGGTTTTAGAATTTAATGCACGTTTTGGAGACCCAGAAGCCCAAGCAATTTTACCACTTATGAAAAGTGAACTTATGGAAATAATGATAAAGGCGAGAGAAGGAAATTTAAAGGGTATGGAGGCAAAGTTTGAACAAGAGTATTCTTTGTGTGTTGTGCTCGCATCAAAAGGATATCCGGACAAATATGATACTGGCTTTGAAATAAGTGGATTTGAAAATCTTGATGAAAAGACCATAGTGTTTCATGCAAATACGAAAAAGGAAGACGGTAAGATAAAAACTGCTGGTGGAAGGGTGTTGAATGTAGTAAGAAGAGAAAAGACGCTAAAAGAAGCGAAAGAGAAGGTGTATGAAGAGGTCAGAAAAATTCATTTTGAAAATATGTTCTATCGAACTGATATAGGTGATAAAGAGATTGAATAA
- the purL gene encoding phosphoribosylformylglycinamidine synthase subunit PurL — MKKHLYEEVGLTYDEYKMIVEILGREPNELELNLFGVMWSEHCGYKNSKAFLKNLPTKGEHILQGPGENAGIVDIGDGYAVCFKVESHNHPSAVEPYEGAATGVGGIIRDIFTMGARPIALLDSLKFGSLNDSRTKYLFEGVVAGIAGYGNCVGIPTVGGETTFDPVYKNNILVNVMCVGIMKKDKIFRGVAQGVGNSVFYVGHTTGRDGMGGATFASTDLTAESEEKRSAVQVGDPFMEKLLLEACLELFQTDAVVGIQDMGAAGLTSSTCETAARAGTGIEIDVALVPKREEGMNPIEVMLSESQERMLVIVKKEREEEVYKIFEKWGLHAVKIGRVTDDGMLRVLENGKTLAEVPAKALAHAPAYVREIKEPVIIKEAEKFDIYSIPQPNNLNEVIYKMISNPNLASKEYIYRQYDHMVRTDTVIRPGHDASLLRIKGTKKGIAVTIDSNGRYCYLNPYEGVQLVLAESYRNIVAVGAKPLAITDGLNFGNPHYPEIYYQFVKTIEGMKVACEYFETPVTGGNVSFYNQSEEGPIYPTPVIGMIGVIDDIEKAVNIFFKNEGDLIAVIGKTSDDIGASEYLSFYHGIVSGRVPKLDLKLHKKVCDKVLQCINKGLFSSVHDISDGGFAIALIESAIRGSKGAELQIKTELREDFYLFSETPGRFVVTFKEENLRKIQDILDDIEFTVVGRVTDEYIINGKINDKDIHLDLKEVERIYQEAIPCALKS, encoded by the coding sequence TTGAAAAAACATCTTTACGAAGAAGTAGGCCTGACATACGATGAGTATAAAATGATTGTGGAAATTCTGGGTAGAGAACCAAATGAGCTTGAGCTTAATCTTTTTGGGGTTATGTGGTCTGAGCATTGTGGATATAAAAACTCAAAAGCATTTTTGAAAAATCTTCCTACGAAAGGTGAACATATACTTCAAGGTCCAGGAGAAAACGCAGGGATTGTTGACATTGGTGATGGATATGCAGTGTGTTTTAAAGTAGAGAGTCACAATCACCCATCAGCAGTAGAACCATACGAAGGTGCAGCAACAGGAGTTGGCGGGATAATACGAGATATATTTACAATGGGAGCAAGACCAATAGCTCTTTTGGATTCGCTCAAGTTTGGCAGTCTCAATGATAGTAGAACAAAATACTTGTTTGAAGGTGTTGTAGCTGGTATTGCAGGATATGGCAACTGTGTAGGTATTCCCACTGTAGGTGGTGAGACCACGTTTGACCCTGTTTACAAGAACAATATCTTGGTCAATGTCATGTGTGTAGGCATTATGAAGAAAGATAAAATATTTAGAGGAGTTGCACAGGGAGTAGGCAACTCTGTATTTTACGTTGGTCATACAACAGGCAGAGATGGAATGGGTGGTGCTACATTTGCTTCAACAGACCTTACAGCTGAGTCAGAGGAGAAAAGGTCCGCTGTGCAGGTTGGAGATCCATTTATGGAAAAGCTCCTTTTAGAAGCATGTTTAGAGCTTTTTCAAACAGATGCAGTGGTTGGTATTCAGGACATGGGTGCAGCAGGGCTTACTTCTTCGACGTGTGAAACAGCTGCAAGAGCAGGAACAGGCATCGAGATAGATGTAGCACTTGTTCCAAAAAGAGAAGAAGGTATGAACCCAATTGAGGTTATGCTTTCAGAGTCACAGGAGAGAATGCTTGTCATTGTTAAAAAAGAAAGAGAAGAAGAAGTATATAAAATATTTGAAAAATGGGGACTTCATGCAGTAAAGATAGGAAGAGTAACAGATGATGGCATGCTCAGGGTTCTTGAAAATGGCAAGACTTTAGCAGAGGTTCCTGCAAAGGCACTTGCTCATGCGCCAGCATATGTCAGAGAAATAAAAGAGCCAGTCATAATAAAAGAGGCTGAAAAGTTTGATATATATTCAATTCCCCAGCCAAATAATTTAAACGAGGTTATTTACAAGATGATTTCAAATCCTAACCTTGCAAGCAAAGAATACATCTATCGCCAGTATGACCATATGGTCAGAACAGATACTGTTATAAGGCCTGGTCATGATGCAAGTCTTTTGAGAATAAAAGGGACAAAGAAAGGAATTGCCGTCACAATAGATAGTAACGGCAGATACTGTTATTTGAATCCGTACGAAGGAGTTCAGCTTGTATTGGCAGAAAGTTATAGAAATATAGTGGCTGTTGGAGCAAAACCACTTGCAATTACAGATGGACTTAACTTTGGAAATCCGCACTATCCGGAAATTTATTACCAGTTTGTTAAGACAATTGAAGGAATGAAAGTGGCATGTGAGTATTTCGAAACTCCTGTAACTGGTGGAAATGTATCATTCTATAACCAGTCAGAAGAAGGGCCTATTTACCCTACACCTGTAATTGGAATGATTGGCGTTATTGATGATATTGAAAAAGCTGTTAATATTTTCTTTAAAAATGAAGGTGACTTAATTGCGGTCATTGGAAAAACCTCAGATGATATTGGAGCAAGCGAATATTTAAGTTTTTATCATGGAATAGTTTCTGGTAGGGTGCCAAAACTCGATTTGAAACTTCACAAAAAAGTATGTGACAAGGTCTTACAATGTATAAACAAAGGACTTTTCAGCTCTGTTCATGATATTTCGGATGGAGGTTTTGCAATTGCGCTTATAGAGAGCGCAATAAGAGGTTCAAAAGGTGCCGAGCTACAAATCAAAACAGAGCTAAGAGAAGATTTTTATCTTTTCAGTGAGACACCGGGAAGATTTGTGGTTACGTTTAAAGAAGAAAATTTAAGAAAAATACAGGATATATTAGATGACATTGAGTTTACTGTAGTAGGAAGAGTAACAGATGAGTATATAATAAATGGTAAAATAAATGATAAAGATATTCATTTGGACTTAAAAGAGGTGGAGAGAATATATCAGGAGGCAATACCATGTGCTTTAAAGAGTTAG
- the purF gene encoding amidophosphoribosyltransferase, which produces MCFKELEENFKDHCGIFGIYCPDGKLDVAKITYFGLYALQHRGQESSGIAVNDAGNIIYHKDNGLVNEVFNEVVLNHLKGYSAIGHVRYSTTGKSDRENAQPLVIKYRKGHMALAHNGNLVNAHIIREKLEQEGAIFQTTIDSEVIASLISRNRIKSENIEEAILKTMNEIKGAYSLLILTPNKLIAVRDPYGLRPLVMGKINNSICFASETCALDTIGAEYIRDVEPGEIISVSRNGIRSIKYENGTKHLCVFEFIYFARADSYLEGISVYEIRKRLGKQLCKESYVDCDIVIGVPDSGTTAAIGFAEEASIPFSEGFIKNRYIGRTFIKPEQTQREIAVKIKLNVLKSNVAGKRVVLIDDSIVRGTTSRKIIKMLRDAGASEVHLRISSPPVVFPCYYGIDTPDRKELIAANYSTEEIARILGADSLEYLSLNGLNEVFEGRIHQFCTACFSGEYVTEIPENFNKYILEEGV; this is translated from the coding sequence ATGTGCTTTAAAGAGTTAGAAGAGAATTTTAAAGACCATTGTGGGATATTTGGCATATATTGCCCGGATGGTAAGCTGGACGTTGCAAAGATTACCTATTTTGGACTTTATGCTCTTCAACACAGAGGCCAGGAAAGCAGCGGTATTGCTGTAAACGACGCGGGGAATATCATTTATCATAAAGACAATGGTCTTGTCAATGAAGTTTTCAACGAGGTTGTGCTCAATCATCTTAAAGGATATTCAGCAATTGGTCATGTAAGGTATTCTACTACAGGCAAGAGTGACAGGGAAAACGCTCAGCCTCTTGTCATAAAATACAGAAAAGGTCATATGGCTCTTGCCCACAATGGCAATCTTGTCAATGCACATATAATAAGAGAGAAACTTGAACAGGAAGGAGCAATCTTTCAGACAACTATTGATTCTGAAGTTATTGCAAGTTTGATTTCTCGCAACAGAATAAAATCCGAAAATATCGAAGAAGCCATTTTAAAAACTATGAATGAAATAAAAGGGGCATATTCTCTCCTGATTTTAACACCCAACAAACTTATTGCGGTAAGAGACCCTTATGGTCTAAGACCACTGGTAATGGGAAAGATAAACAATAGTATTTGTTTTGCGTCAGAAACATGTGCTCTGGACACTATTGGAGCAGAATATATCCGAGATGTCGAACCAGGGGAGATAATTTCGGTAAGTAGAAATGGTATTAGGAGTATAAAATATGAAAATGGTACTAAACACTTATGTGTATTTGAATTTATCTACTTTGCAAGGGCTGATTCATACTTGGAAGGAATAAGCGTTTATGAAATAAGAAAAAGGCTTGGGAAACAACTTTGCAAAGAGTCTTATGTGGACTGTGACATTGTAATTGGTGTGCCAGATTCTGGGACAACTGCTGCTATTGGTTTTGCCGAAGAAGCTAGCATTCCATTTTCAGAAGGTTTTATAAAAAATAGATATATAGGAAGAACATTTATAAAACCCGAGCAGACCCAAAGAGAAATAGCTGTGAAAATAAAGCTCAATGTTTTAAAAAGCAATGTGGCGGGCAAAAGAGTAGTTTTAATTGATGATTCTATCGTAAGGGGAACAACATCGCGAAAGATTATAAAAATGCTGCGGGATGCAGGGGCATCAGAGGTCCATCTCAGGATAAGCTCGCCCCCAGTTGTTTTTCCTTGTTACTACGGTATTGATACACCTGACAGGAAAGAACTAATTGCAGCAAACTACTCAACTGAGGAGATTGCAAGGATTTTAGGCGCTGACTCATTAGAGTACCTGAGCTTAAATGGGCTGAATGAGGTCTTTGAGGGGAGAATCCATCAGTTTTGTACAGCATGTTTTAGCGGGGAGTATGTAACCGAGATACCAGAGAATTTTAATAAATATATTCTTGAAGAGGGTGTTTGA
- the purH gene encoding bifunctional phosphoribosylaminoimidazolecarboxamide formyltransferase/IMP cyclohydrolase — protein MNKRAIISVYNKNGIVEFAKKLKEFGYDIISTGGTMKYLTENGIEVINISDVTRFPEILDGRVKTLHPNIHAGILAMKDNREHLETLKALDILPIDMVVVNLYPFKETIFKKDVTLDDVIENIDIGGPTMIRAAAKNFKYTTVIVDPEDYDTVAMEIEKNGEVSFETRFYLATKVFEYTSYYDSMIFNYFKHVRKDQSFSKYFTVPLELLQNLRYGENPHQKACFYKISLPFIETSNIVNCTQLHGKELSYNNILDSDSAIELLKEFDEPTCVAIKHNNPCAVASAENINEAYKKVYESDPVSIFGGIVAFNRKVDKDTAEQLKKIFLEIVIAPEFDEDALSILCSKKDLRVLKLASLEKTDTFYDIKSVNGGALIQEKDRMLLADQFQVVTERKPSEKELEDLIFAWKVVKHVKSNAIVVAKDKMTLGIGMGQTNRIWAVEHAISRSRFDLKGAVLASDAFFPFSDSVEAAGKAGISAIIQPGGSIRDKDSIEMANRFNIAMVFTGMRHFRH, from the coding sequence ATGAACAAGAGGGCAATTATAAGTGTTTACAATAAAAACGGTATAGTGGAATTTGCAAAAAAGCTAAAAGAGTTTGGATATGACATTATCTCAACGGGCGGTACTATGAAGTATTTGACCGAAAATGGGATTGAGGTTATAAATATCTCTGATGTGACCCGTTTTCCAGAGATTTTGGATGGCAGAGTAAAAACTCTTCATCCAAATATTCACGCAGGAATTCTTGCAATGAAGGATAATAGAGAACACTTAGAAACTTTAAAGGCACTGGATATTCTGCCAATTGACATGGTTGTGGTTAACCTTTATCCGTTTAAAGAGACTATTTTCAAGAAAGATGTTACGCTTGATGACGTTATAGAAAATATAGATATAGGCGGGCCCACCATGATTCGAGCAGCTGCAAAAAACTTCAAATACACAACAGTAATAGTTGACCCTGAAGATTACGATACAGTAGCAATGGAAATAGAAAAAAATGGAGAGGTTTCTTTTGAGACAAGATTTTATCTTGCCACAAAAGTTTTTGAATACACCTCGTATTATGATTCAATGATTTTTAACTATTTCAAACATGTGCGAAAAGACCAGTCGTTTTCTAAGTATTTTACAGTCCCACTTGAACTTTTGCAGAACTTAAGATATGGTGAAAATCCTCACCAGAAGGCATGTTTTTATAAGATATCGTTACCCTTCATCGAAACATCAAATATTGTGAATTGTACGCAGCTTCATGGTAAAGAACTTTCGTATAACAATATCCTTGACAGTGATAGTGCTATAGAGCTTTTGAAGGAGTTTGATGAACCCACCTGCGTTGCTATAAAGCACAACAACCCATGTGCGGTAGCGTCAGCAGAGAATATCAATGAGGCTTACAAAAAGGTGTATGAAAGTGACCCGGTATCAATATTTGGCGGGATTGTTGCTTTCAATAGAAAGGTTGACAAGGATACAGCAGAGCAGCTCAAAAAGATATTTCTTGAAATTGTCATTGCTCCAGAATTTGACGAGGATGCTCTTTCCATCCTGTGTTCTAAAAAAGATTTGAGAGTTTTAAAATTAGCATCTTTGGAAAAGACTGATACTTTCTATGATATAAAATCTGTAAACGGTGGTGCTTTAATACAAGAAAAGGATAGAATGCTTCTTGCAGACCAGTTTCAGGTTGTCACAGAAAGAAAACCTTCAGAAAAGGAATTGGAAGATTTAATCTTTGCCTGGAAGGTTGTAAAACATGTGAAGTCGAATGCTATAGTTGTAGCAAAGGATAAAATGACCCTGGGCATTGGAATGGGTCAGACAAATAGAATATGGGCTGTTGAACATGCAATTTCAAGGTCACGATTTGATTTAAAAGGAGCAGTGCTTGCATCAGACGCATTTTTCCCGTTTTCAGACAGTGTTGAAGCTGCGGGCAAAGCAGGAATTAGTGCTATTATCCAGCCAGGTGGTTCTATCCGCGACAAGGATTCTATTGAAATGGCAAACAGGTTCAATATAGCTATGGTGTTCACAGGAATGAGACATTTTAGGCATTAA